The DNA segment ATGCAAATCGTGACTGACAGCGGAACCGATGTTCAACTACCCGAAGATGAACTGGCTGAGCTGAATATCCACGTCGTGCCCTTGACGGTGACACTGGATGGCAAGTCCTACCGGGAGGGAATCGATATCCACCCCCGCGACTTCTACGACCTGCTGGAGGCTTCCGGTAATCTGCCGACCACGTCTCAGCCGTCGGCAGGTGAATTTGCGGAGATATATCGGCGTCTGGCTGTCGATGATCCGGACATCCTGTCCATCCACCTGACCTCTGGCTTGAGCGGCACATTCAATTCTGCCCAGACAGGTGCTGCCATGGTGCCCGAGGCAAATATCATGCTGGTAGACACCAAGACCCTGTCCGGTGCCGCAGGGTGGCAGGTACAGGCGGCGGCTCGCGCCGCCAGGGCCGGCTGGCCGTTGGACAGGATATTGGCATTGATCTCCGGTATCGGGGATGCCAGCGACAGCATCTACACCTTGAGCGAGTTGAAGTATCTGATCCATGGTGGGCGAATCAGTCACATGAGGGGTTTGATTGCTTCGGTGCTAAACATCAAACCGCTCATCGGTGTGGAGAAGGTTAACGGCACCTACGTGCAGTTAGGTCAGTCGCGCACATTCAACCGGGCAATGGATGGACTGGTCGGTCTAATCGAGCAGACTCATAAGCCTGGCAGCGCGATGCGGGTACAGGTACTTCATTCCTGGAATCCCGAGGGCGCTGCAAAGCTGCGTGAGAAAGTTGACCAGCGCTTTGATTGCACCTGGCTGCCGGTTGGGCCCATGTCCCTGGTGTTGGGCGCTCATACAGGCGATAGCATGGTCGGCGTTGCCTACGCGCCTGAGTCGGCCTTTGCGGATGTCCCGGAATAAGATGGATTGTTGCCGGCTATCGCTCGAAATGCCAGAATAGCCACGATGGAGATTTTTTCAGGCCGTTTCGAGTCGCCGATCGGACTGGTGCAGGTTGAGGCCGACATGGAAGCGCTCATTTCTGTGTCGTTCGTCGAAGCGAGCCAGCGCGCTGACCGGCGGAATCTATTGATCGATGGCGCCATCGATCAACTGGCGCAGTACTTTCAGGGTAGCCGGCGCGAATTCGATCTTCCCCTCCAGTTTCAGGGTACCGAGTTTCAACAAGCTGTGTGGCAGCAATTAATGGGGATTCCCTATGGCCGGATGGTTTCCTATCAGGATATCGCCAACGCACTGGATAATCCCGGTGCGGTACGTGCCGTAGGTGCTGCCAATGGCCAGAATCCGATTTCGATCATTGTGCCTTGCCACCGGGTTGTCGGCAGCGATGGCAGCCTGACTGGCTATGGGAGTGGCTTGTGGCGCAAGGAGTGGCTGCTGCGCCATGAGGGCAGCCTGCTTCTCTAATCAACCGGCATCTGGGTTGCACCTACGCGGGGAATGAAGATTCACCCCATCACGCTCCCAGATAGGCTTCCTTGATCCTTGGATTGTCGAGAAGATCCTTTGATGGGCCTTGCAGCACGATCTCCCCCGTCTCGATGACATAGCCTCGCTGGGCGACCTGGAGCGCCTGCGCCGCGTTCTGTTCCACCAGCAGCACAGTGGTACCCTGATCGTTGATTTCCTCGATGACGTTGAATATCTCTTCGACCAGCATCGGGGCCAGGCCCATGCTTGGCTCATCCAGCAGAAGCAGTTTTGGGCTGGCCATCAATGCCCTGCCAATGGCCAGCATCTGTTGCTCGCCACCGCTCAAGGTGCCCCCCACCTGTTTGCGGCGCTCCCCGAGCCGGGGAAAAACGCTGAAAACCCGGTCGATGTCCTGCTTGATTCCCTGCTTGTCGCTGCGGGTGAAGGCGCCCATTTCCAGGTTTTCCATGACCGTCAGACGGCCAAATATCTTGCGCCCCTCCGGTGCCTGACAGACGCCCTTCTTTACCACCTCGTGGGCTGGCACGCCGTCGATGCGATTGCCTTCAAGCCAGACCTCCCCCTGACGGGGTTGCAGGAGGCCACAAATGGTGTTCAGGGCCGTCGATTTCCCGGCGCCATTGCTGCCGATCAAGGTGACGATTTCGCCCGGTTCGACCTGGAGCGATACGCCCTTCAGTGCGTGGATATTGCCGTAGTAGGTGTGTACGTTGCGAAGTTCCAGGATGCTCATAGGGTCACTGTGAGAAAGAATGAAAGGTGGTAACCACTCAGGCATAAGGTGCAACGCACTTGCTCAAATGGCTCCAAAGGTGTCATTATTGGATCATACTTCAAATCGGCTTGGTTTTGTAGACAAAGTGCGTCGCACCTGAGTAGTTACGAAAGGTGTTAGATCGCCTCGTGCTGTACGCCCAGGTAGGCCTCGATCACCCGGGGATCGTTTTGGACTTCCGAGGGAGTGCCTTCGCTGATCTTTTTGCCGTAGTCCAACACTGTGACCTGATCTGAAATGCCCATGACGACCCGCATATGATGTTCGATAAGCAGAATGGTCAGACCCAAATCATCTCTCAAGCGCCGGATAAAGGCGGTGAGGTCTTCCGTCTCAAGAGGGTTCATCCCTGCCGTCGGTTCGTCCAATAGCAGAAGCTCGGGTTCTGTCGCCAGGGCCCTGGCTATTTCCAGCCGCCGCTGGTCGCCGTAGGGTAGATTGCGAGCCAGTACATCACCCTTGCCCTTCAGGCCAACAAACTGCAACAACTCGCGTCCCTTGGTGGTAGCTGCGGCTTCCTCTTTCTGCTCGCCCCTGGTGTGGAACACGGCGCCAATGAATCCACTTTTCAGCCGGGAGTGCTGGCCAACCAGGATGTTTTCCATGGCGGTCATGTTGTTGAAAAGCCGGATGTTCTGGAAGGTGCGGGCGATGCCCAGTTGAGTGATCTTGTCGGGTGACCGGCCATTCAAGACCTGGTCGTTGAATAACAGCGTTCCCTCGGTAACTGTGTAGAATCCGGTGATCAAGTTGAAGAATGTGGTTTTGCCGGCGCCGTTGGGGCCAATGACACTGGCGATCATCTGGGGCTCGACAACCAGGTCGACGTGGTCGACGGCTGTTAATCCGCCAAAACGTTTGGTGACCTGTTGTGCCTCTAACAGGGGCATTGTCCTTGCTCCTTAGGTCGAACTGCTGACCGGAGCTATATCGGGTCCGGTCTCGTCAGATTCGTGCAGCTCCATCTTGCGCCGCGGCGCTGGCCAGAGGCCCTCGGGCCGGACGATCATCATGATCACCAGCAAGGCACCATAGGCCAGAATTCGGTAGTCGTCAACCTCTCGCAATACCTCGGGCAGACCGACCAGCACGGCCGCGCCCAGAATTACGCCGGGGATGCTTCCGATGCCGCCGATGATAATCAGTACCAGTACGTTGATCGACACAAACAGGGTGAAGTCGGCCGGGAAGATCGCCTTCTGGAAGGAGGCGAAGATGCCGCCGCTGATGCCGGCGAAGGCAGCACCGGTGGCAAAGGCCAGGAGCTTGTAGCGCACCAGATTGACCCCCATTGCCTCAGCCACATCTTCATCTTCCCGCATGGCGACCCAGGCGCGCCCAATGCGGGCATAGACCAAACGGGCCGACACGAAGGCAACCAGCAGACAGCCGAGCACGACCAGGTAATAGTAATGCAGCGGCTTGTTGAAGACAAAGCCCGCGAGTTCGGGGGGAGCAGTGCCCAGAACCCCCTGTGGACCACCGGTGATCGACTTCGCCATGTCAGATAACAAGAGGATACGGATGATCTCGCCGAAGCCCAGGGTGACGATAGCCAGGTAGTCACCGCGCATTCGCAGTACAGGGAAGCCCAGTAAAATGCCGGTGATGGCTGCCGTAACCATGCAGATGGGAAGAGCGACCCAAAAACTCATCTCCAGACCCAGAGAGGATTCGGCTGATGTAAGCAAGGCCATGGTGTAGGCACCGATGGCAAAAAAGGCCACGTAGCCCAGGTCCAGCAGGCCGGCGAAACCGACCACGATGTTTAGCCCCAGGCCCAACATGGTATAGATTCCGACGAACAACAGCACGCGGGCCCAATAGTCACCCAGAATGGCCGGCCCCACTGTCATGACCAGTAGCCAGACTACCAGGACCACCCCGAAAAACACTTTGTGGCGCCACTGGGCCTGTTTGAAAGGGGTGCCGGATGGCAAGTGGCGCCCGGTGTACCAGCGGGTGAATAGGCCCAGCAAGGCGATCACTGCCAGGAATACCAGGAATTCCGTTTCGAGCAGGGACGCCAGGATCCACAGGCTGAACAGGGCCAGGATGATCAAGCGTGCCCGTCCCGGTGCGATCTGGAGGGCTGCTCCCATCAGCCCAAGCAGCGTACCGGCGACGAGCCATAACAGCATTGCTTGTGTCGTCGGTAGCCCGAATGTCAATACTTCATAGAGGTCTTGCGTGGCATTAACAAGCACCGTACGCAGGTTGGCATTGGCCAACAGGAAGACCAGTATTGCCTCGGACAGGCCGACGAAAAAACCGGCGATCGAACCCGCGAGCAGGACCGAGGTGGTCGATGTTCCCTTTTCCTCGCTTTGGGCTTGCTGAAAAACCGTTCTGCCGGCCATCAATCCTGGCAGGATGCCAAGGATGATCAGAATCACCGTGCCGAGCGTGCCAACCAGCAACAACTCCCTGTCGGCAAAGGATTCCACCATGCCGGTCAAGATGATGAAGATTGCCACCACGGCAAATGCGATACCTGTTCGAATACCTACGCGCAGTGCATGGTTAAAGTTCATAATGAGTCACCGACTATGCTTTCTTCTCGCTCAACACCTCGCCCATGATGCCGGTTGGTCGGAAGATCAATACCAGGACCAGCATGCCGAAGGCGATCACATCCTTGAGCTGTGTGCTGATGTCGAGAGCCGTGGGCAGGATCGCCTCGACCAAACCAAGGAAGAAGCCACCCAACATGGCCCCGGGCACGTTGCCGATACCTCCGAGCACCGCGGCGGTGAAGGCCTTCAGGCCGGGAATGAAGCCCATGGTGTGGATAACCTGTTTGAACCAGAGCCCCCACATGACACCCGCTGCCCCGGCCAACGCGCCACCGATGGCGAAGGTGATCATGATGACCCGATCTACGTCTACACCCATCAATGCCGCCGTGTCCTTGTCCTCGGCAACAGCCCGCATGGCACGGCCGATCTTGGTGCGCTGTACCAGGATCTGTAATGCCAGCATCATGGCGATGGCCACGACAATAATAAAAACACCCAGGTGCCGGATAATGACGCCTCCGATCTGCCAGCTGCCCTCCAGGATCGGCACCGATGGGTATACCTTGATACGGATGCCGAACAACAGGCGGGCTGCCTGTTGCAGGAAAAAGGAAGCGCCAATGGCGCTGATCAGGGGCACCAGGCGTGGCGCTCTTCGCAGGGGTCTATAGGCAATCCGTTCGAGGAATACAGCGGAGATCAAGGGTGTCAGCATGCCGATAAAAAAACAGACTGCCAGCGTCAGGATCGGATTGCTATCCAGATATCCGGCGTCGTCAAAGGCCTTGATGGCAAAGTAGCCTGCGTAGGCACCGATCATGAAGATCTCGCCATGGGCGAAGTTGATCATAAAGAGGATGCCATACACCAGCGTGTACCCCAGGGCGATCAGCGCATACATGGCGCCCTGAACTGATCCATTGACGAACTGGTACGCCCAGGTATCGATTCCGTAGACACCGCTCCTGACCGTCTGAACCGTGCGAAAGATAACCCAAATGAGAATAATGAGACCGAAGGCCCACAATGCCAGCGAAGTGATGTCGGGCATGGTGAATCTGGAACGACGGGTGGTCGATGCGGAATTTTGCATGGCGATACCCTTTCAGGATGTCCGGTCAATGTCGCGACTGCGCATGACAGGCATCAGGCTGCACGATGAAAGATGGGGCGCTGTGCCGGTATCAGGCAGTCAGCGCCCCAGGATAGGAAAGGAGATCAAGCAGAGAACCCGGTCCCGGTCCTGATGCCAGGCTGACAGAAGCAGCTTGGCATCAGGAAAGCCAGGAAGGGTGGCAGGGACCGGGTATCATGATGAGCAGGTTACTCGGCGTTCTTGAAGGCGTTGAAGTAAGCCTGGAAGTAGGTGAAATTGCCATCTCGCCCGACATGGAGGGGGTTGGCCATATCCCACTGAACTTCCCAGGAGGTGACAACATCTTGAGCGTCGAGGGCCGAGCCATCGTGGAAGGTAACGCCATCACGCAGGTGGAAGGTCCACTCGGTGAGGTCGTCATTGGCTTCCCATTTTTCGGCGAGGGCGGGCACGACATCGCTGCCACCGATTTCGTAGGCAAGCAGGGCTTCGTTGATCTGCTCGCAGGCACGCAGGCTCTCGCCATCGGTTTCGTCGGCGCAGTAGAGGCCGATGGGTTCGGCGTTCTGCATCCAGACGAAGGTGTCATTATCGCCACACTGGACGACGGCGAAGTACTCGTTGCCGAGGGGGCTGGCGTGGCCGCCATCGCAGTTGGCCTGATAGGCGACGCCGGAGCCACCGTGGGCGACGGGGATCATGGGCACGTGCTGTTTGAGGAGCTCGTTGGCCTGGTCGTAGATGGGCTGGCGCTCGGCAGGATCGGCCAGGGAGCCAGCGTGGTTGAGGGAATCCCAGATATCCTGGTGGCCGGCGCCGAACTGGTCGCTGGCGCCCTGACCGAAGTGGAAGTCAAGGAAGTTGGTGGCGTCAGGATAGTCAGCGCCCCAACCGAGGAGATGGAAGCCATCGAGTTCACCGGCGTCGGCAGCATCGAGGAAAGTGCCCGATTCCATGACGACGATCTCGGCGTCGACGCCGATGTCGGCGAGCTGGGCCTGGATGTCCTGGGCGACGATGCCAGGTTCAGGCAGGTAGGAGCGGACGACATCGCGGTAGGAGATGGTGGTCTTGAAGTCGGGAAGGACCCCTTCTTCGGTGAGGATCTTGACCGCTTCATCGGGGTTGAACTCGTACCATTGGGCGCCGTCGGAGTAGCCGAAGATGCTCTCGGGCATGAACTGAGTGGCGACCTGGGAGCCTGGGGGGTAGAAGTTGTCGACCAGGCGCTGGCGGTCGATGGCCATGGCGAAGGCCTGGCGGACCTTTTCGTTGTCGAAGGGTTCGAAGGCGTCGTTCATGCCGACGTAGAAGATGTTGGTGCCAGGTCGTTCGTAGAGTGTGAGGTCGCCATTGGCCTGGATGACGCCGAAGTCATCGGGACCAGGGTTGTCGATGCCATGGACCTGACCGGACTGGAGTTCGAGCAGACGCTGAGCGCTCTCAGAGCTCCAGCGGAAGACGAGGGTTTCGGTCCTGGCGACATCGCCCCAGTAGTCGTCGAAGCGTTTGAGGATCATCTGGTCGCCGCGGCGCCATTCATCCATGGCGTAGGGGCCGGTGCCGACGGGGTTTTCGACGAGATCACCACCGCCGCCGGTGGCTTCGAGGTATTCGGAAGGATGGATGCCGAGGGCGGCGAAAGCGGCCTTGGCCGGGAAGGCGGGATCGGGGCGGCAGAGGGAGAACTTGACGGTCAGATCGTCGACTGCATCGATGCTGGCGATGATGCCGCCATACTCGCAGTCGGCGTCTGCTACTGCTTCCTCTTCGGCTGCCACGGCTTCTGTGCCAAACCACTTATCGTAGATTTCCTCGTATTGCCCGGAGGCCTTGATGGCAGCAAGGCCCTCGTTGATGGCACCGCGAAGTTCGGGAAAATCTTTGCGGATGGCAACGCCGTAGAACTCATCAGTGAAGGGCTGGCCCACGAGGGTAGCGTTCAGTTCGGGATTGGCCTTGATGATGTCAGCGGAGGTGGGGCCGTCGTTGACGATTGCATCCACATCGCCGTTGCCCAGTGCCTGGAAGGCCAGGGTGATCTCATCGTAGCGAACCACCTCGGCGTCGGTGTTTTCGTCGGTCCAGATGTCACCGGTGGTACCCAGCTGAACGCCGACCTTGACACCTGCAACCAGATCATCGGGACCCTGGATTCCACTGCTGTTCAGGACAGCGATCATCTGACCGGCGTTGAAATAGGGGTCACTAAAATCGACAGCTTTTTGACGCTCTTCGGTGATGGTAGCCGCGGAGATCACGCCGTCGAACTCACCACTGGCCAGGGCCACGAAGATGCCATCCCAGCGAGTGTTGATGAATTCGAAGTCGAAACCGGCTTGTTCGGCAATGGCGTTCATGATTTCCACGTCGAAGCCGATGATGTTGCCACTTTCATCCACCGACTCAAAGGGTGGATACTCGGCATTGGTGCCGATCTTGACGGTGCCAAGCTCGGCGGCGGGTTCTTCGGCGGCAGGTTCTTCGGCGGCAGGTTCTTCGGCGGCAGGTTCTTCGGCGGCGGGTTCCTGGGCAGGGGCCGCTGGCTGAGCTGCCGGACAGGCCGTCAGGGCCAGGCTGGCAATCAACAGGATGGCCAAAAGGGATAACAGTTTTGCATGTCGCATAGGTCTTCTCCTTTGAAGGACTGATAGGGGGAACTTGGACATTCCGTACCAATACAGGTCGACTCGCCTGGCAGCAACTGGCGCCAGGAGGGAGCGACGCTGGATTCATGAGGTCTGGGTGGGGCAGGTCGGTGCCTGGGTAGCACCACGGAAGAAACCTTGCCAGGATCGTGGCGAAAGAGACATTGGTCACACAGACCGGTGGCAGGCATTATAGTGTTCGAGCAAAGCTTTGTCAAGGCGAATCGTTTCCAGAAAGCTGGATCGATCCCATGCCACACGCGACCAGCCCGGTCGCGTGTGGGACGGGCATGATGCCGTCGACAAACCGTCATCCCCGCGACCGCCCGAACGGCAGCAGTTGTTGCGAGTAGCAGGTGTTTTGGGCGGTCGGCGGGGATCCACTGGCTGAAAAAGGGGCGAGAGGTGGCCAGCCACCTCGATGATCGAGCGGAATTGCCCTAACGGGCATATTGTGTCAGGAATGGTGGCAACAGTTGCGGACAGCTGAGGGTACATACGAATCAACTGGTCGGGATGTGGTGAAGAGTGGGTATCCTCTGAACCTCTTTCCCAAAAAGCCGGAACCGCCGCGATCCTACGATGGGGCAGCCGCGGCGAACAGGCACTTCAAATAAGCCCCCTCGGGAAAGCCGATGGGATGGTCGAGGGGATGTCCGCTAAGAGTAATACCATGTAGTCGCCATTGCTCTTGCTCGACGGTCTCCTGTATGGTTGCGACAAAGGCTTCCTGGGTCACCCGGCTGGAGCATGACGCCTGGACCAGGGTGCCGCCCGGTTCGAGGACGCCCAGGGCCAACCGGGTCAGACGGCTGTAGGCGCGAAGGGCACCGTCGACCTGATCCCTTCGCTGGGCGAAGGCTGGCGGATCCAGGATGACCAGGTCGAAGCGCCGGCCGCTCGCCGCCAGCGAGGCTAGAACCTGAAAGGCGTCGCCCGCGATGATCGCGTGGCGGGCCTGGCGCACGGCCGGGACCTGGCTGTTCAGGGCGAAGTTGCGTTCCGCCCCATCCAGGGCAAGCTGGTTCAGGTCGATGCTGGTGACCGATCGGGCGCCACCCCGGGCGGCGTAGAGTGAGAACCCGCCGGTGTAGGCGAAGACATTGAGCACCTCTTTGCCCGCTGACAGGTCCTGGACCCTGCGCCGGTTGTCTCGCTGGTCGAGGAAAAAGCCGGTCTTCTGACCATGTTGCAGATCGGCTTCGAAACGAAGGCCATTCTCCTGGAACAGCGCGGGCCCGGTAATCGGCGGCCCTTTGAGAACCTGACCATCTTCCAGATCGAGCAGGGAATCTGTCTGGTGCTGCAGGGCCCTGTTCAGGCGCAGAACCTGACGGCGGTTGGGAATGCAGAGATCGAGGGTTGATTGGATCTGTGGCAAATGAGGCGCCCACGCAGGCGTGTATAGTTTGATCACCAGGCTGTCTTCGTAGCGGTCGACGATCAGGCCTGGCAGCCCGTCGTTCTCGCCGTGTACCGCACGGTACCCTGTTGTGCTGGTCTCGCTCAGAGCAGCCCTGCGACCAACTGCTGTGGCTACTTGCCTGCGCAACCAGGTCTGGTCGATAGGAGTCGATGTGCCGTGGTGCAGAATGCGCACCCGGATAGGGGAGGTGGGATCGTACAATCCGATGGCCAGGAAACGGTCCTTGCGATCAAAGATCACCGCCAGGTCACCGGGCAGTCCTTGATGGCTCTGGCGCCGGATGGCGCGATCGAACACCCAGGGGTGGCCGCGACGGATTGCCCGTTCCGCTTCGGGAGAAATGCGCAGGGCGATGCGGCGTGATCCAGGTGCCTGGAAGGCCATTGCGCGATCAGATTCGTTCACGGCAACAGGCTGCCGGGGGATGACCGGTTTTCCGGAAACATGCAAGCACCCCTATTCCCGACCAAGGGTTTTCAGCAGGCGATCGGGATTATCGGTGATGATGCCGTCGACCCCCAGGTCAATCAAACGCTGCATATCGGCCAGATCGTTGACGGTCCAAACATGGACGTCCATATCTCTGGAGTGAGAATCCTTCACAAAACGGGGCGTGAGGATGTGGATTCCGCTGCGCCTTTCCGGCACCTGCACTGCCTGGGCCGGAGGGGAATAGGTATCGGCGAGCCCCACCGTGTGTCGCACAAAGAAGTTGATGATCTCGTCCTGACTGGCCGAGGTTGATACCTCGGGGCAGGCGGTCCGGAACTGGTCGAGAGCTTCCTGATGGAAGGATGCCGCCAGCACTTTGTCTGTCATGTCGTGCTTTTTGATGGCATCACAGAAGAGCTCTTCCACCGGCTGGTTTTCGACCAGCTTGATCTCGATATTCATGGGCATATCGGGAAACGCCAGGAAGACTTCTTCCAGGGTGGCAGGTGTGATACCCTGGCCTCGATAGGGATAGGTCTGGCCCTCGTCCTGGCTCCAGTCGTAGCCGGCGTCCAGGCTCTTGAAGGAATCCAGCGTCATTTCCTCGATGATCCCACTGCCGTTGGTCGTTCGATCGACCGTTTCGTCGTGCATCAATACCAGATGGCCGTCGCCGGTGACGTGCAGATCCATCTCCAGCATGTCGACGCCCATGGATGCTGCCCGTTCAAATGCGAGCATGGTGTTGCCGGGCCAGACGCCGTCGCCGCCCTGATGGGCAATGACCAAGGGACGAGGTTCGCCGGGCAGGCAGGCGAGACAGGACTCTGCCTTGCGCGCTGTCAGGAACATCACCAGCAATGCAAGGGTGAGCAAGAGAAAAAGAAGAAGAAGCAGTCGTGCAATCCATGTGCGCATAGTGGGTCTCCGTTTGTTGCTGCCGCTTCAGGACAGCCGTTCTTCGATTGTCAACCCGCGGCGGCGGGCTTCTTTCACGAAAATGTCGCCAGGCAGGGCCAGTTCCAGGGGAATGGCGCCCACCGGGATCTCACCCCGCGCCAACATGATGGCCACAATGGAAGCGTGCCAGCCGGTGGTTCGCTCCATCGCAGTGAAACCAGTCGCCTCGTCGAAGCGATCAATCAGTTGCACCGTCGCTTCAGCGCTTTTACCATCATGAGTTCCCCTTGCACTCGCCAGGATGATACACACATCCCGCGGGTCATCAGACCGCACCTGAGGTTCGTACAAGGCCTTGAATACCGCCCGAGGGCTGATCTGCATGCCCTCGACGGTGATGGGCTCAGGGCTGAAGAGACCCAAATCTGAGAAGGCTTTCAACTGGGTGAAAGTGCCGGGGTAACGCAGTATCTTGAGCTGAAAAGTCTCCAGTTGGCCGAGGAAACTCCAGGGAGCGGTTGAAACCCCGCCCGCCACGACGAAAGCTTCCAGGGTCCCGATTCCGGGAACCGTAATCATCTCCAGCTCGCTGAAGCAGGGCAGATGAGTCAACTTGCCATCTCGCAGCACGGTAATGCCGCCATAGTACTCGTTGGCCAGCCCCTCGATGTTGAAAGTGGATTCGTACCGCCAGGGTTGTCGAGGGTTCTCAGGTAAACCACCGTCGAAAATCGAGACATGGGTTGCGTCGTCGAGAAGACTCATGGCATGGACGGCAAGGGTGTTTCCCATGCCCGGTCCCATGCCACAATCGGGTACGATGCGCACACCTGCCTGTTTGGCGTCTTTATGCAGAGCGTGTTGCTGGCGAACCAGCTCAGTATTGCCGCCCAGATCGCAGAACGATGCGCCCGCCCGGATGGCCGCCCGGCTCAGGCCCAGGTTGTAGCGATAGGGGACCGCGCTCAGAACGACGTCATAGCCTTGCATGACATCGAACGCTGCCTGTTCGTTGGCGGCATCGAAGATGATGGTATCGATGACTGCGTGCTGATCGGGACTCGCCAGGCTGGCGAGGCGCCCGGCGGCGTTTTGCGCCTGAACGGCGTTATGATCGGCCAGCGTGACGCGGCGGGCGTCACCGAAACGAAGCAGGTCGTAGGCAGCCGCTGTTCCCTGCCGGCCGGCGCCCAACACCAGATAGGAAAAAGACAAGGTTGGCTCCTTGTTAGTAGATACTCAGGTAGCGGTCCAATTCCCAACGGCTGACAGAGATGCGATAGTCGTCCCATTCCAGGCTCTTGGCTTCCGCGTAGCGTTCAAAGATGTGAT comes from the Chloroflexota bacterium genome and includes:
- a CDS encoding saccharopine dehydrogenase C-terminal domain-containing protein; translation: MSFSYLVLGAGRQGTAAAYDLLRFGDARRVTLADHNAVQAQNAAGRLASLASPDQHAVIDTIIFDAANEQAAFDVMQGYDVVLSAVPYRYNLGLSRAAIRAGASFCDLGGNTELVRQQHALHKDAKQAGVRIVPDCGMGPGMGNTLAVHAMSLLDDATHVSIFDGGLPENPRQPWRYESTFNIEGLANEYYGGITVLRDGKLTHLPCFSELEMITVPGIGTLEAFVVAGGVSTAPWSFLGQLETFQLKILRYPGTFTQLKAFSDLGLFSPEPITVEGMQISPRAVFKALYEPQVRSDDPRDVCIILASARGTHDGKSAEATVQLIDRFDEATGFTAMERTTGWHASIVAIMLARGEIPVGAIPLELALPGDIFVKEARRRGLTIEERLS